A stretch of the Arthrobacter sp. PAMC 25486 genome encodes the following:
- a CDS encoding SdrD B-like domain-containing protein, with the protein MAVVLALLLTLGVGMPMVSAAPDAAPANTGLITAVLETTKTVAESELTPGQQTVYTVTAGCTSGTTLCADAVLTDIVPAPLVVEMVQVSGAFAHDATVSQAGEGNREITVSFASQSDDGASGLKDGSTTTILITVRLPQDVSAEYDGTPLVNKVDIVASNATPKSAEATVALKVPITFGADISKRWSTGGFIAGVGGENNVELSNIKNTSNVGATSLTIVEPSGPNNPFNVVGFTGFGNIVFPAGADQVQVNAIMTDGGTAEGVPGTTAVLPDGVTNEQVKGLVFVFTSTKSTPERGGIDANGSAGSISFATTVPADAPAGTVDNEVSITAQTPKGDSAPKTAQAPFTITDARYSVSAAKSFETSTIVEGGTSTVKLSGTNTSDQPLTSMTITEPSTGTDNPFTATPGMTFTGFATTPWPAGAEKAILVVNGQSHTLVRGDDTNVSFPDLGSVAVTGFSLAYTGSLAPNETIAANFTVTGDTAGNIPNTVGVTGTSPDGAKDPAEAEHTANLVVNTSKVVIMPKKEFSGSVQGKTGDKVTATLRGTVVDGTNTAVPSIVLVDEFTPEMAADWKATKLRLTPTADETITVQVLLGTVWTDVPVTAGANDVELPEDTKGVKITFTKAGGGSYDKGSSVAAKIEFALTKDVASGKTYTNVLVIDGQDEEGTDTVTTNNEIQMDAGKRWSPDAIAITSTDTEPVSTLKAWVKNNSIFAVDKLAITDPVDSTDPFNFVDMTGIESFQLPQGAAAATLTLTFAGESSAEFEGENAGAFNEAFTAEQWAKATGFTLEAAGQIKPGQELNLVLKTRLRTETRDAKTPIKDALAAQNYKIINTMAGTVSEGKRDPSTQKKSAELKVETKESINLKPELVKSFEPKSAVMFGADGNAVPVNTKLTVKNVGDRPDVVTFEETDPTFFNAFDFGGWNEFNVTDWSDNGNIKAEIQYLTGGTFTAKDGDLDLEGAAWGDPVTFTVQDSEDLVAQANTGMPEGITAVDVQGIRVKYYTVNGTDLPQIWQAGTNAHGQSLAFTAVPRYTLHTGELNSTDGKTTNPGEAKPSTVENTATVTTQRDEAASEVVSAKDDFVFQSGEAKAAVSKTDQTALHTTTSAGGLIVYTLIMKNTGTEPLTNPVFTDLLPADANGAILVYKPEEKAASFSKSSESVAITTDPEEVTTTYRAEGAEPSVAFSFPQGSVLLPSESYTITLPLYVRAGMEPREGIENNLEVKVDQLTEIAPPAIVKVVIGQSYEARKLVREVLAEGQETPTGVHNVLGEDRSCVDYGEDFYRYPCVVETKPGADAEWKITVSNTGNVPTNRLEFVDVLPYVGDHLISPNAVELARNTRWLPKFKELNLVEVPAGTTVTVKYLIGDPSRCVADGVRLSEDPWGAGCAESLFTETLPEDVSTVTGFKISYDFKTPLPPLGSVEVRFLTTSGTKMPEGVADLAPAWNTFAYVATSPIGNETKYWQQEPNQTGITFRSIPDMVSVGDYVWVDSDRNGVQGDPATEAGIKDVVLTLTGPDGPVTDVFGNVVKPTKTDENGKYTFDNLPILKDGEFYTVSIDKDGSKEPLAPYVPTIETEGNREGDSSTWTATSKGLTKDGDRDPTLDFGFVVPKVSVGDYVWVDSNRDGVQSEGEKGIQDVVLTITGPDGKPVVDVFGNEVKPTTTDENGFYTFVNLPVLKDGQSYTVSIDKDGSKEPLAPYVPTIETEGNREGDSSTWTATSKGLTKDGDRDPTLDFGFVVPKVSVGDYVWVDSDRDGVQGGPATEPGIKDVVLSLIGPDGKPVVDVFGNEVKPTTTDENGFYTFVNLPVLNDGEFYTVSIDKDASKEALAPYVPTIDTGADRATNSSTWTATSEGLTKDGDRDPTLDFGFVVPKVSVGDFVWVDTNGDGRQDEGEPGIKDVVLSITGPDGKPVVDVFGKIVGAVYTDKDGRYTFENLPVLKEGESYTVSIDRKASAKVLAPYQPTLVGQGDRDGDSSTWTAASGDLLNDGDRDPSLDFGFTLIPEPTEPTTPVVPPVTEPTEPTTPVEPPVTEPGVTTPSEPAPSETPGAVAPSETPVASAPAPTTAPATDVLSNTGFDGAFLMGMGLLLTLLGGGAVALTARRRRTSPARH; encoded by the coding sequence ATGGCCGTTGTGCTTGCCCTGCTATTAACTTTGGGTGTTGGGATGCCGATGGTTTCCGCAGCACCAGATGCGGCCCCAGCCAACACTGGCTTAATCACCGCCGTTCTGGAAACAACCAAGACTGTTGCCGAGTCCGAGCTCACGCCGGGCCAGCAAACCGTCTACACAGTGACGGCCGGTTGCACCTCCGGAACCACGCTTTGCGCAGATGCGGTGCTCACCGACATTGTTCCCGCGCCGCTGGTCGTTGAAATGGTCCAGGTCTCAGGTGCATTCGCCCATGACGCAACGGTTTCCCAAGCTGGCGAGGGAAACCGTGAAATTACGGTCTCATTTGCCAGCCAGAGCGACGATGGCGCCTCTGGTCTCAAAGACGGCAGCACCACGACGATCCTGATTACCGTCCGCCTGCCCCAAGACGTTTCAGCAGAATACGATGGCACCCCCTTGGTGAACAAGGTGGACATCGTGGCCAGCAACGCCACCCCGAAGTCTGCCGAGGCAACAGTTGCCTTGAAGGTTCCCATCACCTTTGGTGCGGACATTTCCAAGCGCTGGTCCACAGGCGGGTTCATTGCCGGTGTCGGTGGCGAGAACAACGTTGAGCTGTCCAACATCAAGAACACTTCCAACGTGGGCGCCACGTCGCTGACCATTGTGGAGCCGTCGGGGCCAAACAACCCCTTTAACGTGGTTGGCTTCACCGGGTTTGGCAATATTGTGTTCCCTGCCGGTGCCGACCAGGTGCAAGTCAACGCCATCATGACCGACGGCGGCACTGCCGAGGGTGTCCCCGGCACCACAGCTGTGTTGCCGGACGGTGTGACGAACGAGCAGGTCAAGGGCCTGGTATTCGTCTTCACCTCCACCAAGAGCACGCCGGAGCGGGGAGGGATTGACGCCAACGGCTCAGCCGGCTCAATCTCCTTCGCAACAACTGTTCCGGCCGATGCGCCTGCCGGCACCGTTGACAATGAAGTGTCCATCACCGCCCAGACACCCAAGGGGGATTCAGCGCCGAAGACGGCTCAGGCTCCATTCACGATCACCGACGCCAGGTACTCGGTATCAGCAGCCAAGTCCTTTGAAACTTCAACCATCGTTGAAGGTGGAACCTCAACCGTAAAACTCAGCGGCACGAACACGTCTGACCAGCCGTTGACATCCATGACCATCACGGAGCCCAGTACCGGAACGGACAACCCGTTCACCGCAACTCCCGGAATGACGTTCACCGGCTTTGCCACTACGCCGTGGCCGGCTGGTGCCGAAAAAGCGATCCTCGTCGTCAACGGCCAGAGCCATACCTTGGTCAGGGGCGACGATACTAATGTGTCATTCCCGGATCTTGGCTCTGTAGCGGTTACCGGATTCAGCCTGGCCTACACCGGGTCCCTGGCCCCGAATGAGACCATCGCGGCGAACTTCACTGTCACCGGTGACACCGCCGGCAACATCCCCAACACGGTGGGCGTCACCGGCACTTCGCCGGATGGTGCCAAGGATCCTGCGGAGGCTGAGCACACCGCGAACTTGGTTGTGAATACATCCAAGGTAGTCATCATGCCTAAAAAGGAGTTCTCAGGTTCGGTACAGGGCAAGACCGGCGATAAGGTCACTGCCACACTCAGGGGAACAGTAGTTGACGGCACCAACACAGCAGTGCCATCCATTGTCCTTGTCGACGAATTCACGCCGGAGATGGCTGCAGACTGGAAAGCTACCAAGCTCCGCCTGACCCCGACGGCAGACGAGACGATCACCGTGCAGGTGTTGCTCGGTACGGTTTGGACCGATGTTCCGGTCACTGCAGGCGCAAACGACGTGGAGCTCCCCGAAGACACCAAGGGTGTGAAGATCACCTTCACCAAGGCTGGCGGAGGTTCCTATGACAAGGGCAGTTCTGTTGCAGCGAAAATTGAATTTGCGCTGACAAAGGATGTCGCCTCCGGCAAGACGTACACGAACGTACTCGTCATCGACGGGCAGGACGAAGAAGGCACCGACACCGTTACCACCAACAACGAGATCCAGATGGATGCAGGCAAACGGTGGAGCCCGGACGCGATTGCCATCACCAGTACGGACACCGAGCCCGTTTCGACACTTAAAGCATGGGTGAAGAACAACTCCATATTCGCCGTTGACAAACTGGCCATCACTGACCCCGTCGACTCCACGGATCCGTTCAACTTCGTTGACATGACCGGCATTGAGAGCTTCCAACTGCCTCAAGGTGCGGCTGCGGCAACTCTGACCCTCACTTTTGCCGGAGAATCATCCGCTGAGTTCGAAGGCGAAAATGCTGGCGCATTCAACGAAGCCTTCACGGCGGAGCAGTGGGCCAAGGCAACCGGCTTCACGTTGGAAGCCGCAGGGCAGATCAAACCCGGTCAAGAGTTGAACCTGGTCCTCAAAACCCGTCTGCGCACCGAAACACGCGACGCCAAGACTCCGATCAAGGATGCCCTGGCAGCTCAGAATTACAAGATTATCAACACCATGGCGGGGACTGTATCCGAGGGCAAACGCGACCCGTCGACGCAGAAGAAGTCCGCTGAGCTGAAGGTCGAGACCAAGGAAAGCATCAATCTCAAGCCCGAACTCGTCAAGAGCTTCGAACCGAAGAGCGCTGTCATGTTTGGGGCCGACGGGAACGCCGTGCCGGTCAACACCAAGCTGACCGTCAAGAACGTTGGCGACCGTCCAGACGTCGTCACGTTCGAAGAAACGGATCCCACGTTCTTCAACGCCTTCGACTTCGGCGGTTGGAATGAATTCAATGTCACTGATTGGTCGGACAACGGAAACATCAAGGCTGAGATTCAGTACCTGACGGGTGGAACCTTCACCGCTAAGGATGGGGACCTCGACCTTGAAGGCGCAGCATGGGGTGACCCCGTGACCTTCACCGTCCAGGACAGTGAAGATTTGGTGGCCCAGGCAAACACCGGCATGCCGGAAGGCATCACTGCAGTGGATGTGCAGGGGATCCGGGTTAAGTACTACACGGTCAACGGTACCGACCTGCCGCAGATTTGGCAGGCTGGAACCAATGCACACGGCCAGTCGCTGGCATTCACTGCAGTACCCCGCTACACGCTGCACACCGGTGAACTGAACTCCACTGACGGCAAGACCACCAATCCTGGTGAAGCGAAGCCGTCAACTGTTGAAAACACGGCCACTGTCACCACCCAGCGTGACGAAGCTGCATCCGAAGTAGTCTCGGCGAAAGACGACTTTGTCTTCCAGTCCGGAGAAGCCAAGGCCGCAGTCTCCAAGACCGATCAAACTGCGCTGCACACAACCACGAGTGCAGGTGGACTGATCGTGTACACCTTGATCATGAAGAACACTGGAACCGAGCCGTTGACGAACCCGGTGTTCACCGATCTGCTCCCGGCCGATGCCAATGGTGCCATTTTGGTGTACAAACCTGAAGAGAAGGCTGCATCATTCTCGAAGTCTTCTGAATCCGTCGCAATCACCACGGACCCCGAGGAAGTCACAACTACATACCGTGCAGAAGGCGCCGAGCCTTCCGTAGCGTTCAGCTTCCCGCAAGGCAGCGTCCTGTTGCCAAGCGAGAGCTACACCATCACCCTGCCGCTGTATGTCCGTGCGGGCATGGAGCCGCGTGAAGGCATTGAGAACAACCTGGAAGTCAAGGTTGATCAACTCACGGAAATTGCGCCGCCGGCCATCGTCAAGGTGGTCATTGGGCAAAGCTACGAGGCACGAAAACTGGTTCGTGAAGTCTTGGCCGAAGGTCAGGAAACACCCACAGGTGTGCACAACGTCTTGGGCGAGGACCGCAGCTGTGTGGACTATGGCGAGGACTTCTACCGGTACCCCTGTGTAGTTGAAACCAAGCCAGGCGCAGATGCGGAATGGAAGATCACGGTTTCTAACACGGGCAACGTGCCAACCAACCGTCTGGAGTTTGTGGATGTTCTGCCGTACGTAGGCGACCACTTGATCTCTCCAAACGCAGTGGAATTGGCTCGTAATACTCGGTGGCTGCCCAAGTTCAAGGAACTGAACCTGGTTGAGGTACCGGCCGGCACCACCGTAACGGTCAAGTACTTGATTGGCGACCCCAGCCGCTGTGTGGCTGACGGTGTGAGGCTGTCGGAGGATCCGTGGGGAGCCGGCTGTGCAGAATCGCTCTTCACTGAGACTCTGCCGGAAGACGTTTCAACGGTGACCGGTTTTAAGATCTCCTACGACTTCAAAACGCCACTGCCTCCCTTGGGCTCAGTGGAAGTCCGCTTCCTAACCACCTCAGGCACAAAGATGCCCGAAGGCGTTGCGGACCTGGCACCTGCCTGGAACACCTTTGCCTACGTTGCAACCTCACCGATTGGCAACGAGACGAAGTACTGGCAACAGGAACCGAACCAGACGGGCATCACGTTCCGTTCAATTCCGGATATGGTCTCCGTTGGCGATTATGTGTGGGTTGATTCTGACCGCAACGGTGTTCAGGGTGATCCTGCCACTGAGGCCGGTATCAAGGACGTTGTCCTGACCCTCACCGGTCCGGACGGCCCGGTCACCGATGTGTTCGGCAATGTGGTCAAGCCGACGAAGACTGATGAGAACGGCAAGTACACCTTTGACAACTTGCCGATCCTGAAAGATGGCGAATTCTATACCGTCAGCATCGACAAGGATGGATCGAAGGAGCCGCTGGCCCCCTACGTTCCGACCATCGAGACTGAAGGCAACCGCGAAGGCGACTCCTCCACCTGGACGGCAACGTCCAAGGGCCTGACGAAGGATGGCGACCGGGACCCCACCTTGGACTTTGGGTTTGTTGTGCCGAAGGTTTCCGTGGGTGACTACGTGTGGGTTGATTCCAACCGTGACGGTGTTCAGTCCGAGGGTGAGAAGGGTATTCAGGATGTTGTTCTGACCATTACCGGTCCGGACGGCAAGCCTGTTGTTGATGTGTTTGGCAACGAGGTGAAGCCGACCACCACGGATGAGAATGGTTTCTATACCTTTGTGAACCTGCCGGTTCTCAAGGATGGGCAGTCCTACACGGTCAGCATCGACAAGGATGGATCGAAGGAGCCGCTGGCCCCCTACGTTCCGACCATCGAGACTGAAGGCAACCGCGAAGGCGACTCCTCCACCTGGACGGCAACGTCCAAGGGCCTGACGAAGGATGGCGACCGGGACCCCACCTTGGACTTCGGGTTTGTTGTGCCGAAGGTTTCCGTGGGTGACTACGTGTGGGTTGATTCTGACCGTGACGGTGTTCAGGGTGGTCCTGCCACTGAGCCCGGTATCAAGGATGTTGTTCTGAGCCTCATTGGTCCGGACGGGAAGCCTGTTGTTGATGTGTTTGGCAATGAAGTGAAGCCGACCACCACGGATGAGAACGGTTTCTATACCTTTGTGAACCTGCCGGTTCTCAATGATGGTGAGTTCTACACGGTCAGCATTGACAAGGACGCATCCAAGGAAGCCCTGGCTCCCTACGTTCCGACTATTGATACGGGTGCTGATCGTGCCACCAACTCGTCCACTTGGACGGCAACGTCCGAGGGGCTGACGAAGGATGGCGACCGGGACCCCACGCTGGACTTTGGTTTTGTTGTGCCGAAGGTTTCCGTGGGTGACTTTGTGTGGGTTGACACGAATGGTGACGGCCGCCAAGATGAGGGCGAGCCCGGTATCAAGGATGTTGTTCTGAGCATTACCGGTCCGGATGGCAAGCCTGTTGTTGATGTGTTCGGCAAGATTGTTGGTGCCGTGTACACGGACAAGGATGGCAGGTACACCTTTGAGAACCTGCCGGTTCTGAAGGAGGGTGAGTCCTACACGGTCAGCATTGACCGGAAGGCTTCCGCCAAGGTGCTGGCCCCGTACCAGCCGACACTGGTTGGCCAGGGTGACCGGGACGGGGATTCCTCGACCTGGACTGCTGCCAGTGGTGACCTGCTCAACGACGGTGACCGGGATCCGTCCCTGGACTTCGGCTTCACGCTGATCCCGGAACCCACCGAACCCACCACTCCGGTGGTTCCCCCGGTCACGGAACCGACCGAACCGACCACTCCGGTCGAGCCTCCGGTCACCGAGCCTGGTGTAACCACGCCGAGCGAGCCTGCCCCGAGCGAGACACCGGGTGCTGTCGCACCTAGCGAAACGCCCGTAGCAAGCGCACCCGCACCCACCACGGCACCCGCCACCGATGTCCTGTCCAACACAGGCTTCGACGGCGCGTTCCTGATGGGAATGGGTCTGCTGCTGACCCTGCTGGGAGGTGGCGCCGTGGCACTGACTGCCCGCCGCCGTCGTACATCCCCAGCACGACATTAA
- a CDS encoding FAD-dependent oxidoreductase, which produces MANLSAARPFRVAIIGSGPAGVYAADILTKSQEVAGGDVQVSIDLFESHPAPYGLIRYGVAPDHPRIKGIMNALHKVLDRGDIRFFGNVMYGRDLTLADLRDHYDAIIFATGATKDAVLDVPGVDLDGSYGGADFVSWYDGHPDVPREWPLNAKEIAVIGNGNVALDVARVLSKHADDMLVTEIPDNVYEGLKASPVTDVHIFGRRGPAQVKFTPLELRELSHSRDVDIVLYEEDFDFDEASDTAIKTNNQVKIMVNTLTNWLAEDHDESRVPASRRLHLHFLHTPVEITGEDGKVSGIRFERNELDGTGNARGTGEFVDYPVQAVYRAVGYFGSELSEVDFDARRGVIPNDGGRVLAADGTHVPGLYATGWIKRGPVGLIGSTKGDALETIGCLLEDRLNLPVAAHPGEADIVELLESRGVEFTTWEGWNKLDAHEKHLGESYVPAPGIEVVRERVKVVDREQMVNISKK; this is translated from the coding sequence TTGGCTAACTTGAGCGCCGCCCGCCCATTCCGCGTTGCCATCATCGGCTCCGGCCCTGCAGGCGTCTATGCAGCAGACATATTGACGAAGTCCCAGGAAGTTGCCGGCGGCGACGTGCAAGTCAGCATCGACCTCTTTGAATCGCACCCGGCCCCGTATGGCCTGATCCGGTACGGCGTGGCCCCTGACCACCCCCGCATCAAGGGCATCATGAACGCCCTGCACAAGGTGTTGGACCGTGGTGACATCCGCTTCTTCGGCAACGTCATGTACGGCCGGGACCTGACGCTGGCCGATCTGCGCGACCACTACGACGCCATCATTTTCGCCACCGGTGCCACGAAGGACGCTGTGCTGGACGTGCCCGGCGTCGACCTTGACGGCTCCTACGGCGGTGCCGACTTTGTTTCCTGGTACGACGGCCACCCCGACGTGCCGCGCGAGTGGCCGCTAAACGCCAAGGAGATCGCCGTGATCGGCAACGGCAACGTGGCCCTCGACGTGGCCCGCGTCCTCTCCAAGCATGCTGACGACATGCTTGTCACCGAAATACCCGACAACGTCTATGAGGGTTTGAAGGCTTCTCCCGTCACGGATGTGCACATCTTCGGCCGCCGCGGCCCGGCACAGGTCAAGTTCACCCCGCTTGAACTGCGCGAACTTTCGCATTCGCGCGACGTGGACATCGTCCTCTACGAGGAGGACTTCGACTTCGATGAGGCCTCCGACACCGCCATCAAGACCAACAACCAGGTCAAGATCATGGTCAACACCCTGACCAACTGGCTGGCGGAAGATCACGACGAAAGCCGGGTTCCGGCGTCGCGCCGCCTGCACCTGCACTTCCTGCACACACCTGTGGAAATCACCGGAGAGGACGGCAAGGTGTCCGGCATCCGTTTTGAGCGCAATGAGCTCGACGGCACGGGCAACGCTCGCGGGACCGGCGAGTTCGTCGACTACCCGGTCCAGGCCGTGTACCGTGCGGTGGGCTACTTCGGCTCCGAGCTGTCCGAGGTTGATTTTGATGCCCGCCGCGGGGTCATCCCGAACGACGGCGGACGCGTGTTGGCAGCCGACGGCACCCATGTGCCGGGCCTCTATGCAACGGGCTGGATCAAGCGCGGACCGGTGGGCCTGATTGGCAGCACCAAGGGTGATGCGTTGGAAACCATTGGCTGCCTGCTCGAAGACAGGCTGAACCTGCCCGTCGCAGCGCATCCCGGTGAAGCCGACATTGTTGAACTGTTGGAATCCCGCGGGGTTGAATTCACCACGTGGGAAGGTTGGAACAAGCTCGACGCCCACGAAAAGCACCTCGGGGAAAGCTACGTCCCCGCCCCCGGTATCGAGGTTGTGCGCGAACGCGTCAAGGTTGTTGACCGTGAGCAGATGGTGAACATCTCCAAAAAGTAA
- the rarD gene encoding EamA family transporter RarD, translated as MYGVGAYGLWGLMPIYFILLLPANSIEIVANRVVWSVIFCALIITVARGWGKIRTAVKNKRIMGTLAVAGVLIVINWLTYVFAVTTGNTVEASLGYFINPLVSVLIGVIVLKEKLRPLQWIAVGVGFVAVVVLTFSYGKLPWIALVLAFSFGTYGFVKNRVGGKVDAITSLSIETAVLTPFALGAMVVLTLAGQATLTGMGAGHFWLLASSGIVTAVPLLFFGASASRLSMTGIGLLQFMTPLVQFIIAITLLGEHMSLERWIGFSIVWVALAILIADMLISYRKTARLRSLAH; from the coding sequence ATGTACGGCGTGGGCGCCTACGGTTTGTGGGGGTTGATGCCCATCTACTTCATCTTGCTTCTGCCGGCCAACAGCATCGAGATTGTGGCCAACCGTGTGGTCTGGTCCGTGATCTTCTGCGCGCTCATCATCACCGTGGCCCGCGGCTGGGGCAAAATCCGCACAGCCGTGAAGAACAAGCGCATCATGGGCACCCTGGCCGTGGCGGGCGTCCTCATTGTGATCAATTGGCTGACCTATGTCTTCGCCGTGACCACGGGCAACACCGTTGAGGCGTCCCTTGGCTACTTCATCAACCCGCTGGTGTCGGTCCTGATTGGCGTCATCGTCCTGAAGGAGAAGCTGCGGCCGCTGCAATGGATTGCCGTGGGTGTGGGCTTCGTGGCCGTTGTGGTGCTGACTTTCAGTTACGGCAAGCTGCCATGGATCGCCCTGGTCCTGGCGTTCAGCTTCGGCACCTACGGTTTCGTGAAAAACCGGGTGGGCGGCAAGGTTGACGCCATCACCAGTCTCAGCATTGAAACCGCCGTCCTGACCCCGTTCGCCCTTGGCGCCATGGTGGTGCTAACCCTCGCCGGACAAGCCACGCTGACCGGCATGGGTGCCGGCCACTTCTGGCTCCTGGCTTCTTCCGGCATAGTGACGGCCGTGCCTCTGCTGTTCTTCGGCGCCTCGGCCAGCCGGCTCTCCATGACCGGCATCGGCCTGCTGCAGTTCATGACCCCGTTGGTCCAGTTCATCATCGCCATCACCCTCCTCGGCGAACACATGAGCCTCGAACGCTGGATCGGGTTCTCCATCGTCTGGGTCGCCCTGGCCATCCTGATCGCCGACATGCTCATCAGCTACCGCAAAACGGCCAGGCTGCGCAGCCTGGCGCACTAA
- a CDS encoding NAD(P)/FAD-dependent oxidoreductase, whose translation MTIEHFDLLVIGGGKAGKSLAMDLASAGQRVAMVERGMIGGTCINVACIPTKTLVNSARLLAVTRRAAEFGITVPGSPVIDIDLLRARKEDVVGTMVAGQRTSFLGSGMDLVIGQARFTGPRTVEVMDDAGTHRTLSGTNVVVNTGMVPLVPDISGLREARPLTSTTILALAELPESIVILGGGYIGCEFASMLSIMGVAVTVVQRGAALLPREDADVSAAVTAALKSDGVSVRLGAAAESVVRHNGTVTVSLAGGGTVEAAEILVAVGREPVTAGLGLEAAGVELAGKGLVEVDEFLRTTADGVWGAGDVAGTPQFTHASWNDYRILKANLAAGPDGVLQSTRDRLIPYCVFTTPELGRVGLSEAEARAAGHTIRVAKMPITAIPRARTVGQLEGVWKAVVERGTDRILGVSLLGHESSEVIAVVQMAMLGGLPYQRVRDAVIAHPTMAEGLQLLFSDAFLEA comes from the coding sequence ATGACAATTGAACACTTCGACCTCCTGGTGATCGGCGGAGGCAAGGCCGGCAAGTCGCTGGCCATGGACCTCGCCTCGGCCGGTCAGCGCGTTGCGATGGTGGAACGGGGCATGATCGGCGGCACCTGCATCAACGTCGCCTGCATCCCCACCAAAACCCTCGTCAACAGCGCCCGCCTGCTGGCCGTAACCCGCCGCGCCGCCGAATTCGGCATCACCGTCCCCGGCTCCCCCGTCATCGATATCGACCTGCTGCGCGCCCGCAAGGAGGACGTCGTCGGGACCATGGTGGCCGGGCAGCGCACGTCATTCCTGGGCTCCGGAATGGACCTGGTTATCGGCCAGGCCCGCTTCACCGGTCCGCGCACGGTTGAGGTGATGGACGACGCCGGAACTCACCGCACGCTGTCCGGCACCAATGTGGTGGTCAACACCGGGATGGTGCCGCTGGTTCCGGACATTTCCGGCCTGCGTGAGGCCCGGCCGCTCACCAGCACCACCATCCTTGCCCTGGCGGAACTGCCCGAAAGCATTGTCATCCTGGGCGGCGGCTACATCGGCTGCGAATTCGCTTCCATGCTCTCCATCATGGGCGTCGCCGTGACAGTGGTGCAGCGCGGCGCCGCCCTGCTCCCCCGCGAGGACGCCGACGTTTCCGCTGCCGTCACCGCTGCCCTGAAGTCCGACGGCGTGTCCGTGCGGTTGGGTGCTGCGGCGGAATCGGTGGTCCGGCACAATGGCACGGTCACCGTTTCCTTGGCCGGCGGCGGCACCGTGGAGGCGGCAGAGATCCTGGTGGCGGTGGGCCGTGAACCCGTCACGGCAGGGCTGGGACTTGAGGCGGCCGGCGTCGAGCTTGCCGGCAAGGGGCTGGTGGAGGTGGATGAATTCCTGCGCACCACGGCTGACGGCGTGTGGGGTGCCGGGGATGTGGCCGGCACCCCACAGTTCACGCATGCGTCGTGGAATGACTACCGGATTCTGAAGGCCAATCTGGCCGCCGGACCGGACGGCGTTCTGCAAAGCACCCGGGACCGGCTGATTCCGTACTGCGTCTTCACGACGCCCGAGTTGGGCCGCGTTGGCCTGTCGGAAGCCGAAGCACGGGCCGCGGGGCACACCATTCGCGTTGCCAAAATGCCCATCACCGCTATCCCCCGCGCCCGCACTGTTGGCCAGCTCGAGGGCGTGTGGAAGGCCGTTGTGGAGCGCGGCACCGACAGGATTCTGGGCGTTTCCTTGCTCGGCCACGAGTCCAGTGAGGTGATCGCCGTGGTGCAGATGGCGATGCTCGGAGGGCTCCCGTACCAGCGGGTCCGCGATGCCGTGATCGCCCACCCCACCATGGCGGAGGGCCTGCAGCTGCTGTTCAGCGACGCTTTCTTGGAGGCCTGA
- a CDS encoding universal stress protein, with protein sequence MKYVVGYRPDERGADAVALAGVLARTQGAQLHLVTVVHGSKTADPEIEKRALSMVPDGVKATFSVRVADSFVHGLIAAAKEDDAALIVVGAASNGLFKRFTVGSVANGLLHASPIPVALAPRGYNRRAPLTRLTVMTGMREGWQGVLDVGTTAAGRRHLPLRLVSVVEIDQTTQTDFDLDNALSPARQHVNTVLAEAAAKLPDNKVTVTLAHGRNIEEAIDGIGWKSGEVVIVGSSRLAENRKIFLGSTANKILRSLPVPMVVVPRDFVTQGI encoded by the coding sequence ATGAAGTATGTAGTTGGCTACCGGCCTGATGAACGGGGCGCCGATGCGGTGGCCTTGGCGGGGGTTCTCGCCCGGACCCAGGGTGCGCAGCTGCACCTGGTCACCGTGGTCCACGGCAGCAAGACCGCGGATCCGGAGATTGAAAAACGGGCCCTTTCCATGGTGCCCGACGGCGTGAAGGCCACCTTTTCGGTGCGGGTCGCCGACTCCTTCGTCCACGGTTTGATCGCCGCAGCCAAGGAGGATGACGCGGCGTTGATCGTGGTGGGCGCGGCCAGCAACGGGCTGTTCAAACGCTTCACGGTGGGCTCGGTGGCGAACGGCCTGCTGCACGCCTCGCCCATTCCTGTGGCGCTGGCCCCGCGCGGCTACAACCGCCGGGCCCCGCTCACCCGGCTGACCGTCATGACGGGGATGCGTGAGGGCTGGCAGGGCGTGCTCGACGTCGGCACAACAGCCGCCGGGCGCCGCCACCTGCCGCTGCGGCTGGTTTCCGTAGTGGAAATCGACCAGACCACCCAGACCGACTTTGACCTGGACAACGCCCTGAGCCCGGCGAGACAGCACGTCAACACGGTGCTCGCCGAGGCCGCGGCGAAGCTGCCGGACAACAAAGTCACCGTCACCCTCGCGCACGGGCGCAACATTGAGGAAGCCATCGACGGCATCGGTTGGAAGTCCGGCGAAGTGGTCATCGTGGGCTCCAGCCGGCTCGCCGAAAACCGCAAGATCTTCCTGGGATCAACGGCCAACAAGATCCTGCGCTCGCTGCCGGTACCCATGGTGGTGGTCCCGCGCGACTTCGTGACGCAGGGGATCTGA